The Streptomyces sp. B3I8 nucleotide sequence TTCCGTCGCCGAGCGCGAGCAGGATGTCCGCGCGCTCCGGCGTCGCGTTGGCCCGCTGCTTCGCGTACCGCACGAGCGCCCGCCCGGAGGCGTACTGCTCCCAGCAGCCCTGGCTGCCGCAGCCGCACAGCAGCCCGTCCGGCACCATGCGGATGTGGCCGAACTCGGCGGCCACCCCGAAGTGCCCGCGGCGCAGCTTGTTGCCGATGATGATGCCGCCGCCGAGCCCGGTGCCGAGCGTGATGCAGATGACGTTGCGGTGACCCGCACCCGCGCCGAACTTGTACTCGCCCCAGGCCGCCGCGTTCGCGTCGTTCTCCACGACGACCGGCAGCCCGACCCGGGCCTCGACCTTCTCCTTGAGCGGCTCCTGCCGCCAGTCGATGTTCGGCGCGAAGTAGACCGTCGACCGCTGCCGGTTGACGTAACCGGCGGCGCCGATGCCCACGCCGACGATCTCGTGCCCGGCCCGCGCGCCCTCGACCGAGGCGGCGATGGCGTCCACGATGGCCTCGGGCGTGGTGGGGGTCGGCACCTTGAAGGTGGAAAGGATGTTGCCTTTCTCATCGACCACGCCGGCCGCGATCTTCGTGCCGCCGATGTCGACGCCGATGGTGAGTCCCATGAATCCCTCAGTTCCGGTCGAGCCCCGCTATGGTCAACCGTACCCGAGGGCGGTGTCACTCCACGTCGATGTGGACCGTGGGGCCGGGCCCCTCGTCGTCGTTCCCGGGGTCCTTCCGGACGTCCTTTCGGGGGTTCGCGCCCTGGTCACGGGCGGTCCAACGGCTCTCCTGGGCCTGCACGGCGCTGCGGTAGGCGGCGAGCAGCTCGGTGCCGGCGGCGGCGAGGTGGTCGAAGACATCGGGGTTGCGCTCGATGACCGGTTCCACCACCGCCCGCGCCTGCCGCACCACCTGGTTGACCATCTGCTGGGCCGCGCCGGAGGC carries:
- a CDS encoding ROK family glucokinase, giving the protein MGLTIGVDIGGTKIAAGVVDEKGNILSTFKVPTPTTPEAIVDAIAASVEGARAGHEIVGVGIGAAGYVNRQRSTVYFAPNIDWRQEPLKEKVEARVGLPVVVENDANAAAWGEYKFGAGAGHRNVICITLGTGLGGGIIIGNKLRRGHFGVAAEFGHIRMVPDGLLCGCGSQGCWEQYASGRALVRYAKQRANATPERADILLALGDGTPDGIEGKHVSMAARQGCPVAVDSYRELARWVGAGLADLASLFDPSAFIVGGGLSDEGDLVLDPIRKSYKRWLVGGNWRPVADVIAAQLGNKAGLVGAADLAREPDPVM